TTTATCCGCTACGTTGGCGCTAATGCTGAAAGTGACTATTCAAGGCTCGAAGACTGGATGGAACGTCTTAGTGACTGGAAAAAACAGGGTCTTGAAAAACTGTATTTCTTTGTACATCAGAACATTGAAAAAGCATCACCGTTGCTTTCTGCGCACCTGATCGAAATGATGAATAAAGACTGGAAAACAAATATTCATGTCCCGGAAATGGCGGAGGTAAAGACAAAATGTTAGAAAAAGCGGCCGCAGAATTTCTGAAACCGTTTTTATTTCTAATGACTTCGGATTTTGTGGCGTTAAGAAATTTTCAAGAATTTACGTTAAAGAATTTCCATTGTTTGAGTGGCGGCAACAATATTTATTAAACAACAAATTCGTCTTTCCGCCCGAAACCTAACGAAGTGGTTCGACGAACGCAGAGAGTCAATTTTGGAAATTCTTTTGTTTCAAGACAAAGAACAGAAGGTATCACGCCAGAAACTCCAGTTCGTTATCTTTAAAACTGTTCTTCTGCACCAGTTTGTTCATCGTTTTCAGCATTTTCTTGCGCAGTTTCGCAATTTTACGGATATTTTTATCCTCGCTGTAATCGAAAATATTGTCTTCAAAAGAAAAGGTATCGCCATTCTGAAAAGTGATGTTGTTCTTCTTCATTTCCTTCAGCAGCATCAAATTCGTCATGGTTTCCAGCAGATGATGTTCAGAGAATGCTAAATTCTTAAGTGATTTCAGCAGTTGTTTTTTATATTTTTTCTTGCTCATCGTATTAAATTTAATTTTATCGTACAAAGGTAGGTATTAATAATTTCAGAAATGCAGATGTTGGGCAGCAAGTGAAATTTCCTTAAATTTGAAAAACTTAATCTAATCGATATCTGACACCAAACACCAAACACCTAGTACCTAACATCTAATATCTAACATCTAACATCTAACATCTAATATCTAACATAACATCTAAAAATATGAGCAGCAGCGTAATCTTCGACCTTATCGAAAAAGAAAGACAGAGACAAACCCACGGAATTGAACTCATCGCATCTGAAAATTTTGTTTCTGATGACGTAATGAAAGCCATGGGCAGCGTTTTAACCAATAAATATGCTGAAGGTTACCCGGGAAGAAGGTATTACGGCGGCTGCGAAGTGGTGGATGAAGTGGAAACTTTAGCCATAGAAAGAGCCAAAAAATTGTTCGGCGTAGAATATGCCAATGTGCAGCCACACTCCGGTTCACAGGCTAATGCAGCGATTTATCTGGCGGTTCTGAAACCTGGCGACGCCATTCTTGGTCTGGATTTATCAATGGGAGGACACTTAACCCACGGGTCGGCTGTGAATTTCTCAGGAATTCAGTATCAGGCGAATTTCTACGGTGTGGAAAGAGAAACAGGATTAATCGATTACGAAAACGTGCGGCAAAAAGCATTGGAAGTAAAACCTAAAATGATCATCGCCGGTTATTCTGCCTATTCCAGAGACATTGATTTTGCAAAATTCCGTGAAATTGCCGATGAGGTAGGTGCCACACTTTGGGCAGATATCGCACATCCTGCCGGTCTGATTGCAAAAGGACACCTGTCTTCACCTTTCCCGCACTGTCATGTGGTAACTACAACCACCCATAAAACACTGCGCGGGCCAAGAGGCGGACTGATTATGATGGGCAAAGATTTCGAAAATACTTACGGCCACAAAACGCCTAAAGGCGAAACCAAGATGATGAGCCAGGTTCTGGACGGTTGTGTTTTCCCCGGAATTCAGGGTGGGCCGCTGGAACACGTGATTGCTGCGAAAGCCGTGGCTTTTGGTGAAGCGGTGGATGATAAATTTACCGTTTACACGAAACAGGTTATTTCCAACGCCAGAGCTCTGGCGAAATCGATGATGGACAGAGGTTTCGATATCGTAAGCGGCGGAACCGACAACCATCTGATGCTGGTAGATTTAAGAAATAAAAACGTTAACGGT
The sequence above is a segment of the Chryseobacterium taklimakanense genome. Coding sequences within it:
- the glyA gene encoding serine hydroxymethyltransferase; translation: MSSSVIFDLIEKERQRQTHGIELIASENFVSDDVMKAMGSVLTNKYAEGYPGRRYYGGCEVVDEVETLAIERAKKLFGVEYANVQPHSGSQANAAIYLAVLKPGDAILGLDLSMGGHLTHGSAVNFSGIQYQANFYGVERETGLIDYENVRQKALEVKPKMIIAGYSAYSRDIDFAKFREIADEVGATLWADIAHPAGLIAKGHLSSPFPHCHVVTTTTHKTLRGPRGGLIMMGKDFENTYGHKTPKGETKMMSQVLDGCVFPGIQGGPLEHVIAAKAVAFGEAVDDKFTVYTKQVISNARALAKSMMDRGFDIVSGGTDNHLMLVDLRNKNVNGKETEKALVKADITCNKNMVPYDDKSAFTTSGIRLGTAAVTTRGLKENDMDTIAELISNVVDNIKNDGVLADVRKKVNDMMDGIPLFTY